Proteins co-encoded in one bacterium genomic window:
- a CDS encoding ATP-binding protein — translation MARKYIKRSLEIVLKKAASEFPAVVLTGPRQSGKTTVLKHIFGEECRYISLEPPDVRTAAMEDPRGFLEMYPPPVIFDEVQYAPDLLPYVKEWIDAHRDRTGQYLLTGSQDLLLVEKITESLAGRAAMLRLLPLSRREAAGCPEAPLPWEPKKPGSTNAGASYQEIWKDFLRGSYPEMVANPGRDIGLWHAGYVQTYLERDVRSLRQVGDLSQFQSFLRALAARTAQLLSLTDLAKDLGVAVNTVKAWLSVLEATYQVIVLRPYFANVGKRLVKTPKVYFTDVGTLCYLTGLKDPEHAASGPMGGPIMETAVLSEIVKTLTHRGMDPQVYFWRTSAGTEVDIVVETAGKLVPVEVKLSATPRPAMASSIKTFQKDFGDKAMPGYVVHPGDIRLPLGSNVTALPFAEL, via the coding sequence TCAAAAGGTCGCTGGAGATAGTTCTCAAGAAGGCCGCATCCGAGTTCCCAGCCGTTGTTCTGACCGGTCCCCGGCAGTCCGGCAAGACCACGGTTCTCAAACACATCTTCGGCGAGGAGTGCCGGTACATCTCCCTCGAGCCTCCCGATGTCCGGACGGCGGCCATGGAAGACCCCCGCGGTTTTCTCGAAATGTACCCGCCGCCGGTCATCTTCGACGAGGTCCAGTACGCACCCGATCTGCTTCCTTACGTGAAGGAGTGGATCGACGCCCACAGGGACCGGACCGGGCAGTACCTGCTCACGGGTTCCCAAGATCTCCTGCTTGTGGAGAAGATCACCGAGTCTCTGGCCGGGCGGGCGGCGATGCTCCGCCTGCTGCCTCTATCGCGCCGCGAGGCTGCCGGATGCCCCGAGGCCCCTCTCCCGTGGGAGCCCAAGAAACCCGGCAGTACCAATGCAGGTGCTTCGTACCAGGAGATCTGGAAGGACTTCCTGCGCGGTAGCTATCCGGAGATGGTCGCCAACCCCGGGCGCGACATCGGGCTGTGGCACGCCGGTTATGTTCAGACCTACCTCGAACGGGACGTGCGCTCCCTCCGCCAGGTGGGCGACCTATCCCAGTTCCAGAGCTTCCTTCGGGCCCTGGCGGCGCGGACCGCCCAACTGCTCAGCCTGACCGATCTGGCCAAGGACCTCGGCGTGGCCGTAAACACGGTCAAGGCCTGGCTTTCCGTGCTGGAGGCCACCTACCAGGTGATCGTGCTGCGGCCTTATTTCGCCAACGTGGGGAAACGCCTCGTCAAGACGCCGAAGGTCTATTTCACTGATGTCGGCACGCTCTGCTATCTCACCGGCCTCAAAGACCCCGAGCACGCGGCCTCCGGCCCCATGGGCGGTCCGATCATGGAGACGGCGGTGCTGTCCGAAATCGTCAAGACGCTCACTCACCGGGGCATGGACCCACAGGTCTACTTCTGGCGGACCTCCGCCGGCACGGAGGTGGACATCGTGGTGGAGACCGCCGGCAAGCTCGTGCCCGTGGAGGTGAAGCTCTCTGCGACACCCCGCCCGGCCATGGCTTCTTCCATCAAGACCTTCCAGAAGGATTTCGGCGACAAGGCCATGCCCGGTTACGTGGTCCATCCGGGCGATATCCGGCTGCCCTTGGGGTCGAACGTGACGGCCCTACCGTTCGCCGAACTATAG